From the genome of Tachysurus fulvidraco isolate hzauxx_2018 chromosome 20, HZAU_PFXX_2.0, whole genome shotgun sequence, one region includes:
- the LOC113650199 gene encoding adhesion G-protein coupled receptor G2, translated as MVVESGTNLQGRVTMFRVWGRERSVHEIATNTCTDGDVIKWHGDVWLNHDCTPVVDHTVKCVWSLYELKVLLLILGHNNPISSTYQARNITYHWLRTVLPENIQLPTVVVLKARSSARFYTGNKTGTGSQRDNPNANWFEVLAHLNVIPYEDVGKIQEQVVMILRHGYISPQEYVLVTHEDHVHVYPTDSNVIPHSTPETSVTGTGSASTSPVTPESPPTDSFFKVSVNVTITGPEQDPELTLQSWLHKTLSSEGMFVLNFRLTSQQSGGRSLEECSGSSSMGFFLNSAQSCDFQMLVTSCLNVDETQNQIRQMLEQPYSSGSVNLDVHHIHITHIYPGQCLQHPQQTRQGLYIWKRTPAQQRHIQPCEGDTTHRAIRQCLLCAVTSRAVWVAPDLSDCPTVLNTLSDLEHITVTNDTAEDVLKIIKDIMKESEALKEGDLWLVLNTLEVVLNVSIMTSDLAQVIINITSDILNSKSDLHQFTNYILNITDMVGNRMSEQNNSSISVVAAALVLSVVNVYTENFYNLTFGVTAKTNNPNPAVYINQDPAEGTVAFISLPPSLYASFPPNYNPNPQVQFQFYGVPALFQNCEKGKVLNTYVVAASVINAEQPISDLKVPVVVMLHHLNTNTLGRNVQCVYWNFNMNGGYGGWSPRGCWKHNTTHDYTTCFCDHLTHFGVLLDISRTPIDEKNEKILTLITYTGCGVSSFFLGVTVLTYTLLEKLRSDYPSQILLNLSIALLGLNLVFLVNSWLSSFGVAALCAAVATTQHYFLLASFTWMFLEAVNMYLALVKVFNTYVSSYILKFCFIGWGVPLLVCCSVLVMKPDSYGLLLLDNSDMFCWVSDSVVFYVCVVGVVGVILLVNASVFLLVLLQVRRACLSEHRGVMKELRGVISLTLLLGLSWSSAFLTWGEARVLLLYMFSILNSLQGFFIFLFQCLMKENVRKQWRVHLCFGRFKLQEYSEWSHTPPIINKPKNTPMLTFPTAASVRSNKSNSTQSSSASSHCTEHHFSVNRADLDVVYQQSFILPRAQRVHTPHPEGTRHNTHSVNWLPKEVPDNDGYFN; from the exons ATGGTGGTGGAGAGTGGCACCAACCTGCAGGGACGTGTGACCATGTTCAGGGTGTGGGGCAGAGAACGCAGCGTGCACGAGATCGCCACCAACACCTGCACCGATGGTGATGTCATCAAGTGGCACGGAGACGTGTGGCTCAATCATGACTGCACACCTGTAGTAGACCATACGGTCAAatgtg TGTGGTCTCTGTATGAGCTGAAAGTTCTGCTCCTCATCCTCGGCCATAACAACCCCATCTCCTCCACTTACCAGGCTCGAAACATCACATATCACTGG TTGAGAACAGTTCTACCTGAGAATATTCAGCTGCCTACAGTAGTTGTGTTGAAGGCCAGAAG tTCTGCTCGGTTCTACACAGGAAACAAAACT GGTACAGGAAGTCAGAGGGACAATCCTAATGCAAACTG GTTTGAGGTTTTGGCTCATCTGAATGTGATACCGTATGAAGATGTGGGAAAGATTCAGGAACAAGTCGTGATGATCCTCAGACACGGTTACATCTCACCTCAGGAGTATGTCCTGGTTACACATGAGGACCATGTGCATGTTTACCCTACAG ACTCGAATGTAATTCCTCATTCAACACCGGAGACTAGCGTCACAGGTACAGGTTCAGCCTCCACCTCACCTGTTACACCTGAGTCTCCACCCACAG acAGTTTCTTTAAAGTGAGTGTGAACGTGACCATCACAGGACCAGAGCAGGATCCTGAACTCACTCTTCAGAGCTGG ctgcatAAAACTCTCTCTTCTGAAGGAATGTTTGTGCTGAACTTTCGATTAACGTCTCAACAATCAGGGGGTCGAAG tttagaGGAATGCAGCGGCTCATCGAGTATG GGATTTTTTCTGAACTCAGCTCAAAG CTGTGACTTTCAGATGCTCGTGACATCATGTTTGAACGTTGATGAAACACAGAATCAGATCCGTCAGATGTTGGAGCAGCCGTACAGCAGCGGCTCTGTGAACCTGGACGTTCACCAcatccacatcacacacatat acccTGGTCAGTGTCTTCAACATCCTCAGCAGACTCGTCAGGGTTTGTACATTTGGAAGAGAACTCCAGCTCAGCAGAGACACATACAGCCCTGTGAAGGAGATACGACACACAGAGCAATACGCCAGTG TTTGCTGTGTGCAGTGACTAGCCGTGCGGTGTGGGTCGCTCCGGACCTGAGCGACTGTCccactgtactgaacacactctcGGACCTGGAGCACATCACAGTCACTAATG ACACAGCAGAAGATGTGCTAAAGATAATCAAGGACATCATGAAGGAGAGCGAGGCCCTGAAGGAGGGAGACCTGTGGCTGGTGCTGAACACACTGGAGGTTGTGCTGAATGTCAGCatcatgacctctgaccttgcACAagtcatcatcaacatcacatCAGACATCCTGAACTCAAAGAGTGACCTTCATCAATTCACTAACTA tattCTGAACATCACAGACATGGTGGGAAACAGAATGTCTGAGCAGAACAACAGTTCTATCAGTGTGGTGGCTGCAGCGTTAGTTCTGTCTGTGGTTAATGTTTATACGGAGAATTTCTACAATCTAACATTTGGAGTCACAGCAAAGACCAACAACCCAAATCcagcg gtgtatattAATCAGGACCCAGCAGAGGGCACTGTGGCCTTCATCTcactccctccatctctctatgCCAGTTTTCCCCCAAACTACAACCCCAATCCCCAAGTCCAATTCCAGTTCTATGGAGTTCCTGCACTCTTTCAG AATTGTGAGAAAGGGAAAGTGTTGAATACGTATGTTGTAGCTGCCAGTGTGATTAACGCAGAGCAGCCCATCAGTGATCTGAAGGTTCCAGTTGTTGTCATGCTGCACCACCTCAACACCAACACA CTCGGTAGAAAcgttcagtgtgtgtactggaACTTTAATATGAACG gtggtTATGGAGGTTGGAGCCCCAGAGGATGTtggaaacacaacacaactcacgACTACACAACCTGTTTCTGTGATCACCTCACACACTTTGGCGTGCTGCTG gaCATATCCAGGACTCCAATTgatgaaaaaaatgagaaaatccTCACTCTCATCACGTACACAGGGTGTGGAGTGTCTTCTTTCTTCCTTGGTGTGACAGTGctgacatacacactgctgga GAAGTTGAGAAGTGATTACCCGTCTCAGATCCTGCTAAACCTCTCCATCGCACTGCTCGGCCTCAACCTCGTTTTCCTCGTTAACTCCTGGCTTTCTTCCTTTGGGGTGGCCGCACTCTGCGCTGCCGTGGCAACCACTCAGCATTACTTCCTCTTGGCCTCATTTACATGGATGTTCCTGGAGGCAGTGAACATGTACTTAGCCCTCGTTAAAGTGTTCAACACCTACGTCTCTTCTTACATCCTCAAATTCTGCTTCATCGGCTGGG GTGTTCCTCTCCTCGTCTGTTGTTCGGTGTTGGTGATGAAACCCGACTCATACGGACTCCTGCTGCTCGACAACTCAGACATGTT CTGCTGGGTGTCAGACAGTGTGGTGTTCtacgtgtgtgtggtgggtgtagTGGGGGTGATTCTGCTGGTCAATGCTTCCGTGTTCCTCTTAGTTCTGCTGCAGGTGAGGAGGGCGTGTTTGAGCGAGCACAGAGGTGTGATGAAAGAGCTGCGAGGCGTCATAAGTCTCACTCTGCTGCTCGGACTCTCCTGGAGCTCCGCCTTCCTCACCTGGGGAGAAGCCAGAGTCCTGTTACTCTACATGTTCTCCATCCTCAACAGCCTGCAAG gtttctttatttttttatttcaatgtcTGATGAAGGAAAATGTGCGTAAGCAGTGGAGAGTGCACCTGTGCTTCGGACGCTTCAAACTGCAGGAGTACTCAG AATGGAGTCACACTCCTCCCATCATCAACAAACCCAAAAACACCCCAATGCTGACTTTCCCCACTGCAGCTTCAGTCAGATCCAATAAATCCAACTCAACTCAGAGCTCTTCAGcttcctcacactgcactgaACACCACTTCTCTGTGAACAGAGCTGACctgg atgtggtGTATCAGCAGAGCTTCATCCTGCCTCGAGCACAGCGAGTACACACTCCACACCCTGAGGGCACAcggcacaacacacactctgtaaaCTGGCTCCCTAAAGAGGTTCCTGACAACGACGGCTATTTCAACTAA
- the fhl1b gene encoding four and a half LIM domains protein 1b: MSDRFTCFYCRDDLSGKKYVQKDDKPVCVRCFDKFCANNCAECRHPISTDSKELHYKGRYWHKDCFRCSKCYKNLAKESFSAKDDRILCGKCSSREDAPRCHACYKPILAGTESVDYKGNVFHDECFTCFKCKKPIGSESFITKNENVYCSSCHESKFAKHCTACRKPITAGGVNYQDQPWHSECLVCVVCVKPLAGSRFTSHEQKLYCVDCYKTHVAKKCSSCQNPITGFGKAANVVNYEGGTWHDYCFTCRKCSVNLADKRFVSKDGNIYCTDCAKKI, from the exons ATGTCGGACCGTTTCACCTGTTTTTATTGCCGTGATGATCTGAGTGGGAAGAAATATGTGCAGAAGGATGACAAGCCGGTGTGTGTGCGCTGCTTTGACAAGTTCTGTGCCAACAACTGTGCAGAGTGTCGTCATCCAATCAGCACAGACTCAAAG GAGCTGCACTATAAGGGTCGTTACTGGCATAAGGATTGTTTCCGATGCTCCAAATGTTATAAGAATTTAGCAAAAGAGTCATTCAGTGCGAAGGATGACCGGATCCTGTGTGGGAAGTGCAGCTCACGTGAGGACGCACCACGCTGCCACGCCTGTTACAAACCCATCCTAGCAG gTACAGAGAGTGTGGATTACAAAGGCAACGTCTTTCATGATGAGTGTTTCACGTGTTTTAAGTGTAAGAAGCCGATTGGCTCTGAGAGCTTCATCACTAAAAATGAGAACGTTTACTGCAGCAGCTGCCATGAGAGCAAATTCGCCAAACATTGTACTGCCTGTAGgaag cccatCACAGCAGGTGGAGTGAACTATCAGGACCAGCCGTGGCACTCagagtgtttggtgtgtgtggtgtgtgtgaagccACTGGCCGGATCTCGCTTCACCTCTCATGAGCAGAAACTCTACTGCGTCGACTGCTACAAAACACACGTGGCCAAGAAGTGCAGCAGCTGCCAGAACCCCATCACTG GTTTTGGAAAAGCGGCTAACGTGGTGAACTATGAGGGAGGAACGTGGCACGATTACTGCTTCACCTGCAGGAAGTGTTCAGTAAACCTCGCTGACAAACGCTTCGTCTCCAAGGATGGAAACATCTACTGCACCGACTGTGCCAAAAAAATATAG
- the htatsf1 gene encoding HIV Tat-specific factor 1, which yields MSGDSDGNQEFHEQLRLQELYGQRRDDGEDPYTYIDPEDGTVYDWDHEKKAWFPKITEDFIAAYQANYGFTEDAASAAAGDSQPEKTKEEKEEEEEEDEGTTKEEKGKGEKRKAEAGWFDIEKEKNTNVYVSGLPPDITSDEFVELMSKCGIIMRDPLTEEYKIKLYKDSEGNQKGDGLCCYLKRESVALAERLLDDYEIRGYRLHVEAARFELKGQYDASKKKKKSKEYRKKLQQQQKQLDWRPERKGEVRKRHEQVVIIQNMFHPTDFEEDPLVLNEYREDLRTECEKFGEVKKVIIFDRHPDGVASVAFKNPEEADVCVSTLNARWFGGRQLSAQLWDGVTDYQVDETVREREERLKGWSTFLEDGKEQEKQSKGERTTEEGQQEKEEEKQQEETEEKEEKEEATVESTDSSLASSDEES from the exons ATGAGCGGAGACTCAGATGGGAATCAGGAGTTTCATGAGCAGCTCCGGCTGCAGGAGCTGTACGGTCAGAGGCGTGATGATGGAGAAGATCCGTACACCTACATCGACCCCGAGGACGGCACCGTCTACGACTGGGACCATGAGAAGAAGGCCTGGTTTCCAAAG ATAACGGAGGACTTCATCGCTGCCTATCAGGCAAATTATGGCTTCACTGAAGATGCAgcttcagcagcagcaggagaCTCTCAGCCTGAGAAAACgaaggaggagaaagaggaggaggaagaggaggatgaaggtACCACTAAAGAGGAAAAGGGtaaaggagagaagaggaaagcaGAAGCAG GCTGGTTCGACAtcgagaaagagaaaaacacaaatgtttatgTGTCAg gtctCCCCCCTGATATCACTTCTGATGAGTTTGTGGAGTTGATGTCTAAATGTGGAATAATAATGAGAGACCCGCTGACAGAggagtataaaataaaattatataaagacAGTGAGGGGAATCAGAAAGGAGACGGACTCTGCTGTTACCTGAAG agagaatCAGTAGCTCTGGCTGAGCGTTTGCTGGATGATTATGAGATCCGAGGTTATCGGCTGCATGTTGAAGCGGCTCGCTTTGAGCTTAAAGGCCAATACGATgcaagcaagaaaaaaaagaagtctaAAGAGTATCGGAAAAaactgcagcagcagcagaa GCAGTTGGACTGGAGACCTGAGAGGAAAGGAGAAGTGCGTAAGAGACACGAGCAAGTGGTGATCATCCAGAACATGTTCCATCCTACTGACTTTGAG GAGGATCCACTGGTGTTGAATGAGTACCGAGAGGACCTGCGCACAGAGTGTGAGAAATTCGGGGAAGTAAAGAAGGTCATTATATTTGAT agacACCCTGATGGTGTAGCCTCTGTGGCATTTAAGAACCCAGAGGaggcagatgtgtgtgtgtcaacactgAATGCACGCTGGTTTGGAGGAAGACAGCTTTCGGCTCAACTGTGGGATGGAGTCACTGActaccag GTGGACGAgacggtgagagagagagaggagaggttAAAAGGGTGGTCGACTTTTCTGGAAGATGGAAAGGAACAAGAAAAGCAATCAAAAGGAGAGAGAACAACAGAAGAGGGACAgcaggaaaaggaagaagagaaacaacaggaagagacagaagagaaagaagagaaggaggaagcTACTGTTGAATCCACTGACAGCAGTTTGGCTAGCAGCGATGAAGAgtcttaa